The sequence AACAAACGTCAGCTTCAACATTTCACGGTCGTGTCTTCTGCCTTAAAGCGGCGATGTTCTTCCAAGTTAAGAACTCGGGTTCTGTAGTAGTCTGTATCTTGTCGATTCCTTATGTTTACATCATAAACAATCTTCTGGGCACTGAGAATCTTCGATAAAGTGAAGAACTTTGGTCTGTAGAATCACTTAACATACACAGGTTCCTCTGTTCTTCTTTGGGGTGTTTTTAGGTTCTCGAAATGAGAGGAATCTTTCTCATTAGATCAAGACTGTCACTTCTGAGAGCTTCCGCATTCACCTGTTCACGATCTGTAACTGTTTTGCCTTATTCGAGTAGTAAGCGTATCGTTCAACCATGTCTGGATCCTCCCATAGCTCGTATGCTTCCTTTGTCTCTCTGTTCTTCGTTCTCTACTTCCAAATTTgataatgataatgataatgataatgataatgatgatgatgaagaagatgaggaagaGATTGAATCTACTATAATAGATAACAAGGTTGTTTCAGAGGATGTTCAAACCATCTCAAACCTGCTGAAAGCCTGTGGTAGCAACCGTAAGGAACTGAGAGAGAAGCTTGAGGAGTGTACTGTGAAGCCAACAAACTCACTAGTGGTGGAGATTCTCTCTCTATCCCGCAACGACTGGGAAACTGCATTCACCTTCTTCCTCTGGGCAGGGAAGCAGCAAGGCTACACTCATTCCATCCGCGAGTACCACTCCATGATCTCTATCCTCGGTAAAATGCGAAAGTTCGACACAGCTTGGACTTTAATAGACGAGATGAGAAAGCTCACCCCTTCTCTAGTGAACTCTCAGACGTTATTAATCATGATCAGGAAGTACTGCGCGGTCCACGACGTTGCTAAAGCGATAAACACTTTCCACGCGTACAAAAGATTCAAACTAGCGACGGGGATTGATGAGTTCCAGAGCCTTCTTTCCGCTCTCTGTAGATACAAGAACGTTCAGGACGCCGAGCATTTGATCTACTGTAACAAGGAGACGTATCCCTTCGAAGCTAAGAGTTTCAACATTGTTTTGAACGGGTGGTGCAACGTGATAGGTAGCCCGAGGCAGGCGGAGAGGGTGTGGATGGAGATGGGGAACGTTGGTGTGGAGCGCGACGTGGTGTCGTATTCGTGCATGATGTCTTGCTACTCGAAGGGAGGGAGCTTGAACAAGGTGCTCAGGCTTTTCGACCGGATGAAGAAAGAGGGTATAGAGCCGGATAGGAAAGCGTACAACGCGGTGGTGCACGCTTTAGCTAAAGGTGGGTTTGTAGCCGAGGCGGTGAGTTTGGTGAAGACTATGGAGGAGGAGAAAGGGATGGAGGCTAACGTTGTGACTTACAACTCTCTCATCAAGCCTCTGTGCAAGGGTAAGAAGACAGAAGAGGCTAAGAAGGTGTTTGATGAGATGCTTGAGAAAGGGATTGTGCCGACGATACGCACTTACCATGCGTTTATGAGGATACTGAGGACAGGGGAGGAGGTTTTTGAGATGTTGGGTAAAATGAGAGAGATGGGGTGTGAGCCAACGGTTGATACGTATATAATGTTGATCAGGAAGTTTTGTAGGTGGCGTGATTTCGATAATGTGGCGGTGTTGTGGGATGAGATGAAGGAAAGAGGTGTTGGTCCTGATCTTAGTTCGTATATTGTGATGATACATGGGATGTTCTTGAATGGGAAGGTGGATGAAGCGCATGGGTACTATAAGGAGATGAAGGAGAAGGGTTTGAGAGCGAATGAGAAGGCTGAGGAGATGATTAAAAGTTGGTTTGAAGGAAAGGAATGTGCAGAGAAGGGGATGATGGGTTTGAAAGGTGATGTGTGTGGTGTTGATAAAGAAGGTGTTGTTGAAGATATGATTCAAAGCTGTCATGCAGAGAAGGGGATGATGGGTTTGAAAGGTGATGTGTGTGGTGTGGGTAAAGAAGGTACTGTGAAGAAAGCTGAGAGAGAAGGGAACTTTCTGCAGCAGCCTGAGGTGAGAAGGATAGTGAGAGGACATGGATACTCGTTTTGGGATGAATAGaaagctagagagagagactagcTAAGTTCTAGTTAGGTTTGATCATAACATGTTGTCTTTGCTTTGAGAAGACTAAACAGAAACAATGAAAATCACTTTTATATAAAATCTTTGGAACCTTTCTATGTTTGTAGATACAAACTAAGAGGATAATCATGTATGTGTTTGCAATATTTACAACCATACAAGATCAAGACACAAATTAGATAAATACACACTACTACTGTGCAAAGTAACTTCATAGAAAACTAACGAGAAAGTTGCAGAGAGAACTTGGTCTACATCTCTAACCTTTCTTGTGTGTTGAAGTAAAAGAGAGTAAGATAAGTTTTTGATGTTCTTTGTTGTCATCTTGAAGCTGAAAGAAAGCTATGGAATCTTTCTACTCTATTCAACTTGCGTTTCTGCGATGATTTGTCTTGTGACAAGTCATCACTCTTCTTATGCTTCTTCCTGTGGAAGTAATCTTCCGTGTCCAAAACATACGAAATCTACAACAAGAGATGTTATGAATACATAAGAGAGAGATGAATCAATCAGCTCTTATTTATGTGTAGATTGGTTTCTAGTCGTTACCTTGTAGGAAGAGCAAGACATCTTGCACTCAAGGCCATTGATTACTTTTACACCTTCCATTGCCTTGCAAGCTACTGCAAGATCATCCAGACCAGAGTATCCACGCATGTTCCTGCACAAAAACAATTCAGCGACAAGACTTGGTTTTATGTGTAATGTCCTGAATCAATACAAGATAATGGACCTCTAGCACACCATACAGCAAGAGATGGATAACTATTAAATGTACTGAAACTCAACATACCTTTGTAACACAATTGGCTGTAGCGCTGTTTTTCTCCCTGATGAGGAGTTGGAAAGAAACTCCTTTTGCAGATAACTTGCAAAAGTGGGTTCCATGGAAACTGCATACGCCTCAGGCTTTTCCATTATATTATCCATAAGCTGGATTGACAAACGAGGAGGAGAGGACGACTACATACATATGAACACACAGGAAACAAGTTCCAGAGTCAATGAATGATCATAGTTCCTCAATGGAAAGAAAGATGAGAATTGGTTTATAGTGTTCTTACACATTCCAGCCGGTAAATGTTTTCCTCGTGAAGGAGGATCCTGGCGTTTTCATAATACACTGAGTCAATGACCCTATCAGGTTTCCGAGATTCCTCATACTCATACAATTGAAGAAGCTTGTTGTCAGTATCGTCCGCTACGATAGCTTGAAGCTGCAATAGAGTAAACGATGTCAGAAATTTAGAACGAATGTAATGGCTCAGCTAAAAGTTTCAAATGATCAAATCTAAAATCAATAAAGACGGTGCTGAAGATTTACATGTTTAACCAATTTGTATATAAGTTTCTCCAAGGTGAATAAAACATATGATTGGTTTCCAATGATAGCTCGGCACTCATCCTCAAATTTGGAGCTTTCAGCTGAGCCATTAAGCAGACTAAACAGAGCACTCATAAACCTGCACAACATACACAAAGAAAGAGTTTATATAAGTTGTTCTTATTGAACTGAACAAAGAACCTCCATAGTTTAGAATGTACCTTGCATAAGGATCTGGTGAACTAGTAGAATCTTTCGTGTTTCTCCGATTGCAATATGTCTTTGCAGAGGAAATTCTCTCGTACAGTATCTGGAAATTAAAACccaattagtaaaaaaaaaaacaaatactaaatCATCTCAAGGTAAGTTTTCAGATATTCACTCACTCGATGAAGCCTGAAAAGAACATAAAAGTCGTCATTCCCATAGAAAACTCTGGAATCTTGTTTTCTTTCATCCGCTGCAGCTACACGCTTTGAAAGAGGCTTAACGGATAACAGAACACGTTCTGACAATGGAAGCGACCCACTGTCTTCTATAAGATGCGACTCCATACCCTCTGCCTCTCCTTCGCTTTCAGCTTTAACATCCTCACCCTCTTCCTCCACACCATTATCTTCCTGTGAACACTCGTCACCAACGGATTCAGTTCCCGAAGCGTCCTCGCCACCTTCGGAAGCATCATCACCATCCTCATCGTcagcttcatcatcatcattttctCCTACAGCTTCAATGGAATGTTCTGATTTGGCAGTAGACTTCAGTCCACGCTCTTCATGAACAACATAGTTGTCTCCGGAATCACCAATAGGTGACAATTCACCTTCCTCCTTCTCGATTTTGGATGGACTACCGGATTCATCTTGATTACTGCTGGCTTTAGAAGTATCTGGCTGCACTCCATTTGCTATAGCTATAGTTCTACCAATATCACCAACCTATAGATATGACCATGAATAATGAGAATAGTCAGAAGAGTCCTTAGAAAGCAGACTAGGCAAgtataaacatataattaaaatgtGAAACTGAGTCCTGTACCTGGGTACGCTGAATGGCATCAATGTTATCATTCTTGTTTTCTACTCCACTTGGGAATGATGCACTTGTAATGGCTACTCTTTCATCATCTCCGGATCTTTTATTAGCTCCATTTCCAATTTCAAGATCTTTCTGGGGTTTAACAGCAGAACAGGTGGCAGCATCTTTACTAGCCTGATCAACATccttacaattttcttttgctGAAGAATCTCTGTTCAACAAACCATCCCCGGCGTGTTTGGAGACCCCAGATGAAGCATACTCATCTCCATTGGCAGCAAATTTTAGTTGCCTTGAAACCAAACTTACAGCGTCAGAACTCACATTAGCCTCCCCATTCGTAACGGGATGCTTGGTTTCTGCAACATCTTCAACAGAATCTGACCCCTTGGCCCTGGGTGGAACACCAAGCATCAACTCCAGGAAACTGTTCCAGAGCCTCAGAACTTTACTGATCTGCTCTTTTGAAGAACATATCTCCTCACACGAAAATTGGACTAGTTTGAATAGATCCTCAGGAATAGTTCTATCGAAATATTCATACTCGAAGTGAGGAACTATTGGTTGTCTGTAACCAGCAGAAATCGACAGAGGAACATCATCTTCTATCTGAGACTTCTCTTTAAGGTCCTTGATTTCAGTCACCAGCGCTGGTATTCaagcaaaattaaatataaatattatgagAACAAATAAGTAAATGCAAGAATAGATCAAACATATTCCAAGAGTTTACTTACCTTTTGCACTGAAGTTCTTAGAATCTTGCTGCTTAAAATAGAAGCTGCGGTGATCAAGTGATTTATAATGGTTCTTTGCATACACATCCTTCCAGACCACATTAAAATCTTCACGGCACTTTGTCCATTCATCTTGTTTCTGCTTCAAACGAGTCAGAATCACAGGAAGTGCAGCGGCTGGATTCTTACGTATTAAGTCTGTCACGTCTAGACCATGGTCGCCATAAAGTCTCTCTATGCATCTTAAATTTAGGGCTGCAATAAGTCAATAACAAAATATCAAATGTAAGACAAGAGATGAGGGCTCAAAGATAAGGGGAAGAGAgatgaaacagagagagagagctacAATCACTAAACGCCTACACACCTGTGAAGTGGTCTTCAACCTGGAAGGAGCCCTCAAAACTTATTTTCTTCTCAATGATAGTATTTAACAAGTCTTCTGCGCTTTTCGCAGCAGATCCCACAGATTCCAACAGCATATCCAACTCAAATCTGTAACAAGAAGCAAGCAAACAACAACCAAACCGTACAAATCATTTAAGAGTACAGAAGCTGTCATCTAAGTAAAGCTTCTTGTAAAATGTACCTGTCATCTTCACATCTAAATAAGCTTTCTTCATATTGGTTTCTGCGCATGTGCTTAAAGGAGTCTTCACTTCCTGAGGTGACAGAAACCCAGTGATCATTTAGAACAGCA comes from Brassica rapa cultivar Chiifu-401-42 chromosome A02, CAAS_Brap_v3.01, whole genome shotgun sequence and encodes:
- the LOC103850963 gene encoding paired amphipathic helix protein Sin3-like 2 — translated: MKRMRDDVYSSGSQFKRSFGSSRRESYVQSPTPASGGTGGGGGRIGDGGVNSQKLTTHDALSYLKDVKEMFQDQRDKYDMFLEVMKDFKAQRTDTSGVIERVKELFKGHNNLIFGFNTFLPKGFEITLDDLEEEEAPPKKTVEFEEAITFVNKIKKRFQRDEDVYKSFLEILNMYRKDDKDITEVYNEVSTLFEDHPDLLEEFTKFLPESLAPHSAAQLIRSQAQRYDDRGSGPPVVRRMITDKDRRPRERAVASRCDRDQSVDRSDLNDDKAMVKMHRDPRKRVDKENRERRSRDLDHGEAGQDNLHHFPEKRKSSRKTEEFEAYSGHASHSEKNNLKGMYNQAFVFCEKVKEKLCSQDDYQTFLKFLNLFSSGIIHRKELQNFVSDLLGKFPDLMDEFNQFFERCESTDSFQHLAGVMSKKSLSSDEHLSKPMKAEEKERDDKRDLEAAKEKERSKEKYMEKSIQELDLSECERCTPSYRLLPSDYPIPSVRHRQKSVAAVLNDHWVSVTSGSEDSFKHMRRNQYEESLFRCEDDRFELDMLLESVGSAAKSAEDLLNTIIEKKISFEGSFQVEDHFTALNLRCIERLYGDHGLDVTDLIRKNPAAALPVILTRLKQKQDEWTKCREDFNVVWKDVYAKNHYKSLDHRSFYFKQQDSKNFSAKALVTEIKDLKEKSQIEDDVPLSISAGYRQPIVPHFEYEYFDRTIPEDLFKLVQFSCEEICSSKEQISKVLRLWNSFLELMLGVPPRAKGSDSVEDVAETKHPVTNGEANVSSDAVSLVSRQLKFAANGDEYASSGVSKHAGDGLLNRDSSAKENCKDVDQASKDAATCSAVKPQKDLEIGNGANKRSGDDERVAITSASFPSGVENKNDNIDAIQRTQVGDIGRTIAIANGVQPDTSKASSNQDESGSPSKIEKEEGELSPIGDSGDNYVVHEERGLKSTAKSEHSIEAVGENDDDEADDEDGDDASEGGEDASGTESVGDECSQEDNGVEEEGEDVKAESEGEAEGMESHLIEDSGSLPLSERVLLSVKPLSKRVAAADERKQDSRVFYGNDDFYVLFRLHRILYERISSAKTYCNRRNTKDSTSSPDPYARFMSALFSLLNGSAESSKFEDECRAIIGNQSYVLFTLEKLIYKLVKHLQAIVADDTDNKLLQLYEYEESRKPDRVIDSVYYENARILLHEENIYRLECSSSPPRLSIQLMDNIMEKPEAYAVSMEPTFASYLQKEFLSNSSSGRKTALQPIVLQRNMRGYSGLDDLAVACKAMEGVKVINGLECKMSCSSYKISYVLDTEDYFHRKKHKKSDDLSQDKSSQKRKLNRVERFHSFLSASR
- the LOC103850964 gene encoding pentatricopeptide repeat-containing protein At5g15010, mitochondrial; the protein is MRGIFLIRSRLSLLRASAFTCSRSVTVLPYSSSKRIVQPCLDPPIARMLPLSLCSSFSTSKFDNDNDNDNDNDDDEEDEEEIESTIIDNKVVSEDVQTISNLLKACGSNRKELREKLEECTVKPTNSLVVEILSLSRNDWETAFTFFLWAGKQQGYTHSIREYHSMISILGKMRKFDTAWTLIDEMRKLTPSLVNSQTLLIMIRKYCAVHDVAKAINTFHAYKRFKLATGIDEFQSLLSALCRYKNVQDAEHLIYCNKETYPFEAKSFNIVLNGWCNVIGSPRQAERVWMEMGNVGVERDVVSYSCMMSCYSKGGSLNKVLRLFDRMKKEGIEPDRKAYNAVVHALAKGGFVAEAVSLVKTMEEEKGMEANVVTYNSLIKPLCKGKKTEEAKKVFDEMLEKGIVPTIRTYHAFMRILRTGEEVFEMLGKMREMGCEPTVDTYIMLIRKFCRWRDFDNVAVLWDEMKERGVGPDLSSYIVMIHGMFLNGKVDEAHGYYKEMKEKGLRANEKAEEMIKSWFEGKECAEKGMMGLKGDVCGVDKEGVVEDMIQSCHAEKGMMGLKGDVCGVGKEGTVKKAEREGNFLQQPEVRRIVRGHGYSFWDE